One window of Acropora palmata chromosome 1, jaAcrPala1.3, whole genome shotgun sequence genomic DNA carries:
- the LOC141890383 gene encoding uncharacterized protein LOC141890383 yields MAVAVLVVAPVAVAVAVPLAADGKSSRRSSEETTAFTLMKQSSLFTSQLLYLPTCSTFKICVVYPGTKDNASFNKVDMSSLKRLWPRYRGIRAGRLVQERSKFRRFKISTIQQRGVGYGLHKPSWRVFQQAHNTSNITPTSVSARKGFPSAYVPSLYLSNVMSLAPKIDEVRHVAQYANLDCVCITESWLRSHIHDSVVALSGFNLVRKDRVDSIHGGVCAYIRDNINFTILEDLEDSSFEALWLKLRPTRLPRGYSCIVLGIIYHPPNNNDPVILDYLWQSLLSIESRFPNCGLLIVGDFNRLKTKRLQNSFDLKQIVTFPTRGDRTLDLVLTNLKEYYQDPIQRPPHGLSDHMSVEVQPKDRSQLSDSRLTIKTRDLKPSNRLAMRTYLQVVDVHTLVGNAHGCAEKVSTFQSIIQHGLDSVLPLRSKTIHSRDPPWVNSALKDLIKRRQRALAENNQPMFRFLRNRVNRERKICRQRYYDSKVSQLKECKPSAWWNEVKKLSGMSSAVRDSNELMRSLQHISDEPLSASDLANLINDTFLYPMQDFTPLSAETFQLPQDHSTPHPFAVAVHAVYLQLASINPRKASGPGGIPAWLLKENADLLSDTVTDIINCSFGENRLPPSWKSADIVPIPKQKPIKDVNKHLRPISLTPLLSKVAEEFVVAEHLRPSILKKIGVNQFGAIPASSTTYALISMVHSRTKHTDGTGSTVRVVLFDCRKAFDLIDHKLLVRKLLALDLPVGVSLWIIDFLTDRTQRVKLGDDCLSEWRNVPAGVSHDINTSNTELWKYVDDTTIAECVDKKKDSRIQSDVEELITKSNQNKFQLNESKCKELRISFAKPAAVFAPIVINGEAIEVPFPVHNNSEEGHPGDIDISDAYYVDVDR; encoded by the exons ATGGCGGTGGCTGTACTTGTTGTAGCGCCAGTTGCTGTGGCAGTGGCAGTGCCGTTGGCGGCGGATGGCAAAAGCAGTAGAAGAAGCAGTGAAGAAACGACTGCGTTTACGTTAATGAAACAGTCATCATTGTTCACTTCCCAACTACTATACCTACCAACCTGTTCAACGTTTAAAATTTGTGTCGTCTATCCAGGGACAAAAGACAATG CAAGCTTCAACAAGGTCGACATGAGTTCTCTTAAACGTCTTTGGCCCCGTTACAGGGGAATACGAGCTGGTCGTCTTGTTCAAGAGCGCAGCAAATTTCGCCGTTTTAAAATAAGCACGATTCAGCAGCGAGGAGTCGGCTACGGCTTACACAAACCATCCTGGCGTGTTTTCCAACAAGCCCACAACACGTCAAACATAACACCAACTTCAGTCTCTGCAAGGAAGGGTTTTCCATCTGCCTATGTTCCATCGCTATATTTATCGAACGTTATGTCCCTGGCTCCCAAGATTGACGAAGTCCGCCATGTGGctcaatatgcaaatttggatTGTGTTTGTATAACTGAATCATGGCTTCGTAGTCACATTCATGACAGCGTTGTCGCGCTCAGTGGCTTCAATCTAGTGCGAAAGGACAGAGTTGATTCTATCCATGGAGGGGTTTGCGCATACATTAGAGATAATATCAACTTTACTATTCTGGAAGATTTAGAAGATTCATCTTTCGAAGCGCTTTGGTTGAAGTTACGCCCTACTCGTCTCCCGAGGGGATACAGTTGTATTGTACTAGGAATAATTTATCATCCGCCAAACAACAACGACCCTGTAATTTTAGATTATCTGTGGCAGAGTTTGTTATCCATTGAATCGCGTTTTCCCAACTGTGGTTTGCTTATTGTTGGAGATTTCAATCGGCTAAAAACCAAGCGTCTTCAGAACAGTTTTGATCTCAAACAGATTGTTACTTTCCCCACGCGAGGCGATAGAACACTAGACCTTGTCTTAACAAATCTGAAGGAATACTACCAGGACCCTATTCAACGTCCTCCTCACGGTCTATCAGATCACATGTCCGTAGAGGTACAGCCAAAGGATAGATCTCAGCTTTCCGACTCGAGATTAACAATCAAAACAAGAGATTTGAAACCCAGCAATCGCTTGGCTATGCGCACTTATCTCCAAGTAGTTGACGTACACACCCTCGTTGGCAACGCGCACGGCTGCGCGGAGAAAGTGTCAACCTTTCAGTCAATAATCCAACATGGTCTAGATAGCGTACTGCCCTTGCGATCTAAAACGATCCATTCTAGAGACCCGCCCTGGGTTAATTCAGCCTTGAAGGACCTAATCAAACGGCGGCAAAGGGCTCTCGCGGAAAATAATCAGCCAATGTTTCGATTCCTGCGGAACCGAGTGAACCGTGAGCGCAAGATCTGCAGGCAGCGGTACTACGACTCCAAAGTTAGTCAGCTTAAGGAGTGTAAACCGTCTGCCTGGTGGAACGAAGTTAAGAAGCTGAGTGGCATGTCATCGGCCGTTAGGGACTCGAACGAGCTAATGAGATCATTACAGCACATAAGCGATGAGCCTCTTAGCGCCTCTGACCTGGCTAATCTGATCAACGATACTTTCCTTTACCCAATGCAGGACTTTACACCGTTATCTGCTGAAACCTTCCAGCTGCCGCAAGACCATTCCACCCCGCATCCATTTGCCGTTGCTGTGCATGCTGTTTACCTTCAGCTAGCGTCGATTAACCCTCGGAAAGCGTCCGGACCCGGTGGTATTCCTGCATGGTTGTTAAAGGAAAATGCTGATCTCCTCTCTGATACGGTAACAGACATTATTAACTGCTCCTTTGGTGAAAACCGCCTACCACCTTCTTGGAAATCTGCTGATATCGTACCGATTCCAAAGCAGAAACCAATCAAGGATGTAAATAAACACCTACGTCCCATCTCGCTAACGCCCCTTCTCTCTAAAGTGGCAGAGGAGTTTGTAGTTGCGGAACACTTGCGACCATCAATTCTCAAGAAAATCGGAGTTAACCAATTTGGGGCCATCCCAGCATCCTCAACAACGTATGCGCTAATCAGTATGGTGCACTCCAGGACCAAACATACTGATGGAACAGGATCCACCGTCAGGGTCGTCTTATTCGATTGCCGTAAGGCTTTCGACTTGATAGACCACAAGCTTCTCGTTAGGAAGCTCCTGGCCCTAGACTTGCCGGTTGGCGTTTCGCTTTGGATCATCGATTTCCTTACCGACCGCACGCAGAGAGTCAAGTTGGGTGATGACTGCTTGTCTGAATGGAGGAACGTTCCGGCAGGGGT TTCTCATGATATCAACACCAGTAATACGGAACTGTGGAAATATGTGGATGACACAACTATTGCAGAGTGTGTTGACAAGAAGAAAGACAGCCGTATCCAATCTGATGTTGAGGAACTGATCACCAAGTCCAACCAAAACAAGTTCCAGCTAAACGAGTCGAAGTGCAAGGAACTACGGATTTCGTTCGCTAAACCAGCCGCGGTCTTTGCTCCCATTGTTATCAACGGGGAAGCAATAGAG GTTCCATTTCCAGTGCACAACAATTCAGAAGAAGGCCATCCAGGTGACATTGACATTTCAGATGCTTATTATGTAGATGTAGATCGCTAG
- the LOC141877072 gene encoding uncharacterized protein LOC141877072, whose protein sequence is MADLSLASSVEKTNGAKLSRLLIDGGTTVLRNEFDKHHPPANLAADLNASYSLLNDLLRRRVLNNHQWNKLFPPGGTPPDSSTFDITLLFLLLTNICGLSPPPTGWHTKPTPRDTSLEANLARIKFFRNHLCGHVATTGVDTPTFNALWMEINVVLVALGLSQAEIDRLKAERCGEEDYVEALLNWAKSDEDIKTQLKDLFQIQTTTREAVDENKSRIEDVHQVVSEIRHSQLHADQEDEVLKKLAKVDTQRDVTEYAARYLQGTRDSFFAKVNTWLDDASSPNRVMVISGNAGMGKSVLAAEMCRRMQESGRLSGSHFCHHDKVRHRNPKVMLQSLACHLSCNLPEYKKALVEQLRRNLGAEINDLEVGDLFELLFEEPLSRVTDPGSISLVVLDALDESEYQGRNDLLDVIAKHFKKLPHWLRFLVTTRPEINIYDSLKDLKPLLLERDDEENLKDIGLYFERNLSGLFEAENREMVLNHLVENSEGVFLCAQFLVDFIKTNCSTLTLEELEKTLPSGISSVYECYFQRLEKEFRKMDISRDQLLSLLCAVVASREPLPLGFVCKLLFSDSPSFPGNVHRAISVISSLLPVQDDSIHFFHKSVRDWLTDKSHYRQHNFSVDEIKGHHVLSTLCVEEFDELKRKGVDNLLSFSHTTKYALLHGVQHMLQLDQGTRSCSLEEMVDKYVLDIELVYAKLCVISSAASEDIVSVKRHEDWKAVSTDKQSTLESLLFLLKKYNVALQEFPITIFQTLLNDGKGELPSEALKLLKTKFSDVSYMEYLQRNEPQEALQTRFICSSRVACFDVSPRKDYMVCECVDGSIQLWSLDSGNLKWTRFVELPKRDVCRRVFDPCPHLNQRNPIHSLYRSVVFDPSKDVILPGILSKCYTFNGDKKSLFPSSKCRFHVCSISGDEIFTDCLDDAKCLIVWSLNDGREITRVKRNETIVSFAMSRDGKLLAISHSSGCVCLVDAKMVLQL, encoded by the coding sequence ATGGCAGATTTATCCTTGGCCAGTTCTGTGGAGAAGACAAATGGAGCCAAGCTGAGCAGACTCCTTATTGATGGCGGAACAACAGTTCTTAGGAATGAGTTCGATAAACATCACCCTCCTGCAAACTTGGCTGCTGATCTCAACGCTTCCTATTCCCTTCTTAACGACCTTTTACGTCGAAGAGTTCTGAATAATCATCAGTGGAACAAATTGTTCCCACCAGGAGGAACGCCTCCAGACTCCAGTACTTTTGATATCACTCTTCTCTTCCTCCTTCTGACTAACATTTGTGGACTATCCCCTCCCCCCACAGGTTGGCATACAAAGCCAACCCCACGTGACACCTCTCTGGAGGCAAACCTTGCTCGCATCAAGTTTTTCCGTAATCATCTGTGTGGGCATGTGGCAACAACTGGTGTTGATACACCAACTTTCAATGCTCTGTGGATGGAAATCAATGTTGTTCTTGTGGCTCTTGGGTTAAGTCAGGCAGAAATTGATAGATTGAAAGCAGAGCGATGTGGAGAAGAAGACTATGTTGAGGCCTTACTTAACTGGGCAAAGAGTGACGAGGACATCAAGACGCAACTGAAGGATTTATTTCAGATTCAGACCACAACCCGAGAGGCCGTTGATGAAAACAAGTCCAGGATTGAAGACGTACACCAAGTTGTCTCTGAAATCCGTCACTCCCAGCTTCACGCAGATCAGGAAGATGAAGTCCTAAAGAAGCTCGCAAAGGTTGACACCCAACGTGACGTGACAGAATATGCAGCGAGATATTTACAAGGCACCCGTGACTCTTTCTTTGCTAAAGTGAATACCTGGTTGGATGATGCAAGCTCTCCAAATCGCGTCATGGTGATCAGTGGAAATGCAGGGATGGGAAAATCTGTTCTAGCAGCTGAGATGTGCAGGAGAATGCAAGAAAGTGGCAGACTTTCAGGGAGTCACTTCTGTCATCACGACAAGGTACGCCACAGGAATCCCAAGGTGATGCTGCAGTCCTTAGCGTGTCACCTGTCGTGTAATCTGCCAGAATACAAGAAAGCGCTTGTGGAACAGCTTCGTCGAAATCTTGGCGCAGAGATTAACGATTTGGAGGTGGGCGATCTGTTTGAATTACTTTTTGAAGAACCTCTGAGCAGAGTAACCGATCCAGGTTCCATTTCCCTCGTGGTATTGGATGCCTTAGATGAAAGTGAGTACCAGGGGCGAAATGATCTTCTAGATGTGATTGCCAAGCACTTCAAGAAACTTCCACATTGGCTTCGATTCCTTGTGACAACGCGACCAGAAATTAACATTTACGACAGCCTAAAAGACTTGAAACCACTGTTACTGGAGCGAGATGATGAAGAGAACTTGAAGGACATTGGTCTTTACTTTGAGCGGAATCTAAGCGGTTTATTTGAAGCCGAAAATCGCGAAATGGTCTTAAACCACCTGGTTGAAAATTCTGAGGGAGTCTTTCTGTGTGCCCAGTTCTTGGTAGATTTCATCAAGACGAACTGTTCAACTCTTACCTTGGAAGAGCTGGAAAAGACTCTACCCTCGGGCATTTCTTCTGTCTACGAGTGTTATTTCCAGCGTCTTGAGAAAGAATTTCGTAAAATGGATATTAGCAGAGATCAGCTTCTTAGTTTGCTCTGTGCAGTCGTGGCCTCAAGGGAACCCCTGCCACTTGGTTTTGTCTGTAAACTTTTGTTCTCAGACTCACCGTCATTTCCGGGAAACGTGCACAGAGCGATTTCTGTCATCTCATCACTTCTTCCTGTCCAAGATGACAGcattcatttctttcacaaatCAGTCAGGGACTGGTTGACTGATAAGTCACACTACAGACAGCACAATTTCAGTGTGGACGAAATCAAAGGGCATCACGTCCTTTCGACTCTTTGTGTTGAGGAATTTGAtgagttaaaaagaaaaggcgtAGATAACTTGCTGTCTTTCAGTCACACTACAAAGTATGCTTTGCTTCATGGTGTACAGCACATGTTACAGTTAGACCAGGGCACGAGATCCTGTAGCCTTGAAGAAATGGTTGATAAGTATGTGCTAGACATAGAGCTTGTCTATGCAAAGCTCTGTGTAATCAGTTCAGCAGCCTCAGAAGATATCGTTTCGGTCAAGAGACACGAAGACTGGAAAGCGGTATCAACTGATAAGCAGAGCACACTCGAATCTTTGCTATTCCTTTTGAAGAAGTATAATGTAGCATTGCAAGAGTTTCCCATTaccatttttcaaactctGTTGAATGACGGAAAGGGTGAACTTCCTTCTGAAGCGCTCAAGCTTTTGAAGACCAAGTTTTCCGATGTGTCTTACATGGAGTACTTGCAGAGGAACGAGCCCCAAGAAGCTCTTCAGACTAGGTTTATTTGCTCGTCGCGAGTGGCTTGTTTTGATGTGTCGCCAAGGAAAGACTACATGGTGTGTGAATGTGTCGATGGAAGTATTCAGTTGTGGTCGCTTGATTCTGGAAACCTCAAATGGACACGTTTTGTGGAACTGCCAAAAAGGGATGTATGCCGCAGGGTGTTTGACCCTTGCCCACATTTGAATCAGCGAAACCCCATCCATTCACTTTACCGCTCTGTTGTGTTTGATCCTAGCAAGGATGTGATATTGCCAGGAATTCTAAGCAAATGTTATACCTTTAATGGTGATAAAAAGTCGCTTTTCCCTTCTAGTAAGTGCAGGTTTCACGTCTGTTCTATTTCTGGTGACGAGATATTCACTGATTGTCTTGACGATGCAAAATGCCTTATCGTATGGAGTCTGAACGATGGCAGGGAGATAACTCGTGTAAAGAGAAATGAAACTATTGTATCTTTTGCGATGTCTCGAGATGGAAAGCTGCTCGCAATATCCCATTCATCGGGTTGTGTTTGTTTAGTTGACGCGAAAATGGTTTTACAACTCTAG